A portion of the Hoplias malabaricus isolate fHopMal1 chromosome 1, fHopMal1.hap1, whole genome shotgun sequence genome contains these proteins:
- the malb gene encoding mal, T cell differentiation protein b: MAAATAQTMGSLPSGIGICTTFPDIFYIPELVFGGLVWILVASTHVKPENPQGWVMFVSVFCFVMTCLWLFIFACGGHKNKSGWAAADFVYHLVAAVFYLSASVPLATVTLDMRNSTIVSVNDRFRFYQIDIAAVVFSYVVTLLYFIHCILSAIRWKNF; the protein is encoded by the exons ATGGCAGCGGCGACGGCGCAGACAATGGGCAGCCTGCCCAGCGGCATTGGGATCTGTACCACTTTCCCAGACATCTTCTACATTCCCGAGCTg GTGTTTGGTGGCCTGGTGTGGATCCTGGTGGCCTCTACTCACGTGAAGCCAGAGAATCCTCAGGGCTGGGtgatgtttgtgtctgtgttctgCTTCGTCATGACCTGCCTGTGGTTGTTCATCTTTGCCTGCGGGGGACACAAGAACAAAAGCGGCTGGGCAGCAGCG gactTTGTTTATCACCTGGTGGCTGCAGTTTTCTACCTCAGTGCCTCTGTCCCCCTGGCCACAGTCACACTGGACATGAGGAACTCCACAATTGTCTCAGTAAATGACCGCTTCAGATTCTACCAAATCGATATCGCAGCAGTG GTTTTCTCCTACGTGGTTACTTTGCTGTACTTCATTCACTGCATATTGTCCGCCATCCGATGGAAAAACTTCTGA
- the LOC136707709 gene encoding myelin and lymphocyte protein-like, with protein sequence MASSVTGSGLPSGCNVFTTLPDIFFIPEFVFGGLVWCLVASTHVFTPNPLGWVMFVSVFCFVFTTLWFFIFIAGGNQSSIWPGLDAAYHFIAIVFYLSSSVVLAYFTISYKALYDLHPDVFPFKIYQEDVAAVVMSFIATLLYFIHAILSALRWKSS encoded by the exons ATGGCCTCCTCCGTGACTGGCAGTGGGCTGCCCAGCGGCTGTAACGTGTTCACCACTCTACCTGACATATTCTTCATACCGGAGTTt GTATTTGGTGGGCTGGTATGGTGTCTCGTAGCTTCTACTCACGTCTTCACTCCAAATCCCCTAGGCTGGGtgatgtttgtgtctgtcttcTGTTTTGTCTTCACCACTCTCTGGTTTTTCATCTTCATTGCCGGAGGGAACCAGAGCAGCATTTGGCCCGGCCTG GATGCTGCATATCATTTCATCGCAATTGTCTTCTATCTGAGTTCGTCAGTTGTGTTGGCCTACTTCACCATCTCCTATAAAGCTCTATATGATTTACACCCTGATGTATTTCCCTTCAAGATCTATCAAGAGGATGTCGCGGCTGTG GTCATGTCTTTTATAGCCACACTGCTTTACTTCATCCATGCCATCCTGTCTGCTCTCCGGTGGAAATCCTCTTGA